A window of the Henckelia pumila isolate YLH828 chromosome 3, ASM3356847v2, whole genome shotgun sequence genome harbors these coding sequences:
- the LOC140886735 gene encoding uncharacterized protein isoform X2 has product MEVWPPLPRCSIPITHNSSVSISIRYSLSVRILNASVFAGPSTVTATVVKRSKERISRDKSDEASASKRKTGPSNPVSNAKKLNLEVSPHRAVSAVRLMRIELGGAFADLLNEKGKGSGDNEMGYVERTLGFRTRDLEDRDLRLVTEIVGGTIRWRRYLDYLILSMCHDDNTFRSMEPLLLQILRIGFYEIVKLEMPHYAVVDENVKVAKFALRPGAGNMVNAVLRKLVLLKESNSLPLPRVDGDDRQQARALATIHSHPVVPYEISHHLDDFVRIRAGLQAVLQAGLLNKGFCSVQDESAGLVVAVVDPQPGENIIDCCAAPGGKTLFMASHLKGQGSICAIDVNKGRLRILKETAKLHEVINVVTTIHADLREFADSNSLKFDKVLLDAPCSGLGVLSKRADLRWNRRLEDMDQLKTLQDELLDSASTLVKPAGVLVYSTCSIDQEENEERVAAFLLRHPEFYVDQVHKYIPSSFVTEDGFYRSNPVKHSLDGAFAARLLRSG; this is encoded by the exons ATGGAAGTGTGGCCACCTCTTCCCCGCTGCTCAATCCCCATTACGCACAACTCCTCTGTTTCAATTTCCATTCGTTACTCACTTTCAGTGCGAATCTTGAATGCCTCTGTGTTCGCCGGACCTTCTACTGTTACTGCCACGGTGGTGAAGCGCAGCAAAGAAAGAATTTCAAGAGACAAGTCGGATGAAGCTTCTGCTAGTAAAAGAAAGACGG GTCCTTCTAATCCTGTCTCCAATGCGAAGAAGCTAAATTTGGAAGTGTCGCCTCACAGAGCTG TGTCTGCTGTGAGGTTGATGCGCATTGAGCTTGGTGGTGCATTTGCTGACCTGTTGAACGAGAAAGGCAAGGGCTCAGGGGACAATGAGATGGGATATGTTGAAAGAACTCTTGGTTTTCGTACTCGTGATTTGGAAGATAGAGATCTTCGACTG GTAACAGAAATTGTTGGGGGTACCATTCGTTGGAGAAGATATCTGGACTATTTGATTCTTTCAATGTGTCACGACGACAACACCTTCAGAAGCATGGAACCTCTTCTATTGCAG atTCTTCGAATTGGATTTTACGAGATTGTGAAGCTTGAAATGCCTCATTACGCTGTCGTGGATGAG AATGTTAAGGTTGCAAAATTTGCTCTTAGACCTGGTGCTGGTAATATGGTGAATGCGGTCCTGAGGAAGCTGGTTTTGCTCAAG GAAAGTAACTCGCTGCCTTTACCAAGAGTTGATGGTGATGACAGGCAGCAAGCACGGGCTCTAGCCACCATCCATTCTCATCCTGTT GTTCCATATGAAATTTCTCATCACTTGGATGATTTTGTCCGAATAAGAGCTGGATTGCAG GCTGTCTTACAAGCCGGATTGCTGAACAAAGGTTTCTGTTCAGTCCAAGATGAGAGTGCAG GCTTAGTGGTTGCTGTCGTTGATCCACAGCCTGGGGAGAATATTATTGACTGTTGTGCTGCTCCTGGAGGAAAGACACTGTTCATGGCTTCACATCTGAAAGGACAAG GTAGCATATGTGCTATTGACGTAAACAAAGGCAGATTGAGAATCCTCAAAGAGACAGCCAAATTGCATGAAGTTATTAATGTTGTCACTACTATTCATGCTGATCTGCGGGAATTTGCT GACAGTAATAGTTTGAAGTTTGATAAAGTTTTGCTGGATGCTCCATGTTCTGGATTGGGTGTTCTCTCAAAG AGAGCAGATTTGCGTTGGAACAGGAGATTAGAAGACATGGACCAACTTAAAACTTTGCAGGATGAGCTTCTTGATTCAGCCTCCAC CTTGGTGAAGCCTGCTGGAGTACTGGTGTATAGCACCTGTTCAATTGATCAAGAGGAGAATGAAGAAAGAGTGGCTGCTTTTCTTCTGAGACATCCG GAGTTCTATGTAGATCAAGTGCACAAATATATACCTTCAAGTTTTGTTACAGAAGATGGATTCTATAGGTCCAATCCTGTCAAACACTCACTTGATGGAGCCTTTGCAGCTCGCCTTCTGCGATCTGGATGA
- the LOC140886735 gene encoding uncharacterized protein isoform X1 — translation MEVWPPLPRCSIPITHNSSVSISIRYSLSVRILNASVFAGPSTVTATVVKRSKERISRDKSDEASASKRKTGPSNPVSNAKKLNLEVSPHRAVSAVRLMRIELGGAFADLLNEKGKGSGDNEMGYVERTLGFRTRDLEDRDLRLVTEIVGGTIRWRRYLDYLILSMCHDDNTFRSMEPLLLQILRIGFYEIVKLEMPHYAVVDENVKVAKFALRPGAGNMVNAVLRKLVLLKESNSLPLPRVDGDDRQQARALATIHSHPVWMVRRWMNHFGLEEAIKLMIWNNCDPCFSIRANTGKGFTRADLVTKLEELKVPYEISHHLDDFVRIRAGLQAVLQAGLLNKGFCSVQDESAGLVVAVVDPQPGENIIDCCAAPGGKTLFMASHLKGQGSICAIDVNKGRLRILKETAKLHEVINVVTTIHADLREFADSNSLKFDKVLLDAPCSGLGVLSKRADLRWNRRLEDMDQLKTLQDELLDSASTLVKPAGVLVYSTCSIDQEENEERVAAFLLRHPEFYVDQVHKYIPSSFVTEDGFYRSNPVKHSLDGAFAARLLRSG, via the exons ATGGAAGTGTGGCCACCTCTTCCCCGCTGCTCAATCCCCATTACGCACAACTCCTCTGTTTCAATTTCCATTCGTTACTCACTTTCAGTGCGAATCTTGAATGCCTCTGTGTTCGCCGGACCTTCTACTGTTACTGCCACGGTGGTGAAGCGCAGCAAAGAAAGAATTTCAAGAGACAAGTCGGATGAAGCTTCTGCTAGTAAAAGAAAGACGG GTCCTTCTAATCCTGTCTCCAATGCGAAGAAGCTAAATTTGGAAGTGTCGCCTCACAGAGCTG TGTCTGCTGTGAGGTTGATGCGCATTGAGCTTGGTGGTGCATTTGCTGACCTGTTGAACGAGAAAGGCAAGGGCTCAGGGGACAATGAGATGGGATATGTTGAAAGAACTCTTGGTTTTCGTACTCGTGATTTGGAAGATAGAGATCTTCGACTG GTAACAGAAATTGTTGGGGGTACCATTCGTTGGAGAAGATATCTGGACTATTTGATTCTTTCAATGTGTCACGACGACAACACCTTCAGAAGCATGGAACCTCTTCTATTGCAG atTCTTCGAATTGGATTTTACGAGATTGTGAAGCTTGAAATGCCTCATTACGCTGTCGTGGATGAG AATGTTAAGGTTGCAAAATTTGCTCTTAGACCTGGTGCTGGTAATATGGTGAATGCGGTCCTGAGGAAGCTGGTTTTGCTCAAG GAAAGTAACTCGCTGCCTTTACCAAGAGTTGATGGTGATGACAGGCAGCAAGCACGGGCTCTAGCCACCATCCATTCTCATCCTGTT TGGATGGTGAGACGATGGATGAATCATTTTGGGCTTGAAGAAGCTATAAAGTTAATGATTTGGAATAACTGTGATCCTTGTTTCAGCAtcag agCAAACACAGGCAAAGGATTCACAAGGGCTGATCTAGTAACAAAACTTGAAGAGTTGAAG GTTCCATATGAAATTTCTCATCACTTGGATGATTTTGTCCGAATAAGAGCTGGATTGCAG GCTGTCTTACAAGCCGGATTGCTGAACAAAGGTTTCTGTTCAGTCCAAGATGAGAGTGCAG GCTTAGTGGTTGCTGTCGTTGATCCACAGCCTGGGGAGAATATTATTGACTGTTGTGCTGCTCCTGGAGGAAAGACACTGTTCATGGCTTCACATCTGAAAGGACAAG GTAGCATATGTGCTATTGACGTAAACAAAGGCAGATTGAGAATCCTCAAAGAGACAGCCAAATTGCATGAAGTTATTAATGTTGTCACTACTATTCATGCTGATCTGCGGGAATTTGCT GACAGTAATAGTTTGAAGTTTGATAAAGTTTTGCTGGATGCTCCATGTTCTGGATTGGGTGTTCTCTCAAAG AGAGCAGATTTGCGTTGGAACAGGAGATTAGAAGACATGGACCAACTTAAAACTTTGCAGGATGAGCTTCTTGATTCAGCCTCCAC CTTGGTGAAGCCTGCTGGAGTACTGGTGTATAGCACCTGTTCAATTGATCAAGAGGAGAATGAAGAAAGAGTGGCTGCTTTTCTTCTGAGACATCCG GAGTTCTATGTAGATCAAGTGCACAAATATATACCTTCAAGTTTTGTTACAGAAGATGGATTCTATAGGTCCAATCCTGTCAAACACTCACTTGATGGAGCCTTTGCAGCTCGCCTTCTGCGATCTGGATGA